Within Micromonospora narathiwatensis, the genomic segment TGCGCGCCGGTGTCGTCCCACGAGGGGCGGGCGTACCTCGGGGCGATGGCCGCCGCGGCGAACTACGCCCGGGCCAACCGCCAACTGCTGCACCACGCCGCCCGGCAGGTCTTCGAGCGGGTCACCGGAAGCGACCTGAGCCTGGTGTACGACGTCTCGCACAACCTCGCGAAGATCGAGACCCACGGCGTCGACGGCGACCAGCGGCAGCTCTGCGTACACCGCAAGGGCGCCACCCGGGCGCTGCCGCCGGACCACCCGGACCTGCCGGACGACCTGCGCCCGGTCGGGCAGCCGGTGCTGATCCCCGGGTCGATGGGCACCGACTCGTACGTGCTGGTCGGGACGCCGGGCGCGCCGGCCTTCGCCTCCACCTGCCACGGCGCCGGCCGTACGCAGAGCCGCAAGCAGGCCACGAAGGCGGTGCGGGGGCATGATCCGCAGCGGGAGCTGGAGGCGCGGGGCATCGCGGTGCGGGGCAAGTCCCGGCGTGGGCTGGCCGAGGAGATGCCGACCGCCTACAAGGACATCAACGCCGTCATCGAGGCCACCGAGGGGGCCGGACTGTGCCGGCGGGTGGCCCGGCTCGTCCCGGTCGGGGTGGTGAAGGGCTGACCCCGTACGCCGGTGGTCAGACGTCCAGCGTCACCGCGCAGGACCAGCCGTCCCGGTCGGGGCCGAAGCGCAGCTCGTGCAGGGACACCGCCTTGGGCACCGCGCCGATCAGCTCCACCGCGTCGGCGTCGACCGTCCACCACCGCACCAGCAGCCCGCCGTCGGCCGCGCGTACGTCGCTGGCCAGCGGCAGCACGCCCGCCGTCTCCAGCCGGAAGATCACCTCGTCGAGGACGGCGACAAGCATGTCGGCATCGTCGCCGGGCGGCACGGCGTACCGCGTCTCGCTCGTCGCGTCCGCCGTCGCGCCGGCGGTGTCGACGAAGACGTCCAACATCGCGGCCACCGCCTCGGCGACGCATTCCTCCCGGTCGGGCGCCCACGCCTCGATCCGCACGTCGGCGGTGTGCGGCACGTTCCGGTGGCCCCGTGCCGGTCGTCGCTCCATGCCCTGATCATGCCGCCACCGGTCGATCGCCCAACGGGTTTTGTCGCATCCGAATCACCCCGCCGACCAGCAGAGGCCCGGAGACATCGACTCCGGACGCCCGCACGGGTTCGGCTCGCGGAGCGTGGCCCGCTCAGCGAGCCGGCGGCCCCGGCCCGTGACCGGCGGGACCCGGTGGCGCCGCCGTCGGCGCTCAGCCGGCCGTCGCCCGCGCCACCGCGAAGACCGGCGCATCGGCGGTCAGCACCGCCGTCCGGGCCGGCGCCCGCCACAGGTCCT encodes:
- a CDS encoding archease, with the protein product MERRPARGHRNVPHTADVRIEAWAPDREECVAEAVAAMLDVFVDTAGATADATSETRYAVPPGDDADMLVAVLDEVIFRLETAGVLPLASDVRAADGGLLVRWWTVDADAVELIGAVPKAVSLHELRFGPDRDGWSCAVTLDV